One genomic region from Osmerus mordax isolate fOsmMor3 chromosome 4, fOsmMor3.pri, whole genome shotgun sequence encodes:
- the LOC136942119 gene encoding E3 ubiquitin-protein ligase Hakai isoform X1, protein MDQSDNDMQGTDGPGILGGPDVRRRIPIKLISKQAVRSKPVTRSQRPASRLPSKIQPGEDDEFAFKLEERFECKSGDAFGSQRRFPQPMFWDYRLNLLGEKDDTPVHFCDKCGLPIKVYGRMIPCKHVFCHDCAVLHEKKMDKMCPGLTLYSCTDAVQRIEQCLRGSLYMCSIVQGCKRTYLSQRDLQAHINHRHMKAAKSGGGGGGHPRPESLHPPPASSDPQDRFRLLPPPHLAKPHPLIPPPLQGHDPFGQPPPVSPSTPSSSELGPGGPPRPPLGQETFRISTVTTRKHSNLITVPIQDDSGSPAPSREPLPQQAQGPPPPHHHQGDYPSQPHPHHMMAPPQPQHYGPPPPPPPPLSHPMQHPSQGSGTPHMVYSQAPPMTSGPPPLTPPPGHIMNQMPPFMNHPPPPGPLPQHGGPPPVNGPPPHHYNPSSMQQDQGTLSPPFNQPGGLSPGMWPAPRGPPRMQGPPPQGQMPGPHHPDQSRYRPYYQ, encoded by the exons ACAATGACATGCAAGGCACTGATGGTCCAGGGATTCTTGGGGGTCCGGATGTCCGGAGACGGATCCCTATCAAGCTGATATCGAAACAAGCTGTCCGGAGCAAGCCCGTCACCCGCTCCCAGAGACCTGCCAGCCGGTTACCCTCCAAAATCCAGCCTGGAGAGGATG ATGAGTTTGCCTTCAAGTTGGAAGAGAGGTTTGAGTGCAAGTCCGGAGATGCTTTTGGGAGCCAGAGACGGTTTCCACAGCCTATGTTCTGGGACTACAGG CTCAATCTACTCGGTGAGAAGGATGACACACCAGTTCATTTCTGCGACAAGTGTGGCCTACCTATAAAAGTCTATGGACGCATG ATTCCATGCAAGCACGTATTTTGCCACGACTGTGCTGTGCTCCACGAGAAGAAGATGGACAAAATGTGCCCAGG TCTGACCCTATACAGCTGCACAGACGCCGTCCAGCGCATTGAGCAGTGCCTGCGAGGCTCCCTCTACATGTGCAGCATCGTCCAGGGCTGCAAGCGCACCTACCTGTCCCAGAGGGACCTGCAGGCCCACATCAACCATCGCCACATGAAAGCAGCCAagtctggaggtggaggagggggccacCCCAGGCCAGAGTCGTTGCACCCACCCCCGGCGTCCTCCGACCCTCAGGACCGCTTTCGCTTGCTCCCGCCCCCGCACCTGGCCAAGCCGcaccctctcatcccccctccgcTGCAGGGCCACGATCCTTTTGGCCAGCCTCCTCCCGTGTCGCCTTCCACCCCGTCCTCCTCTGAGCTGGGCCCTGGTGGCCCCCCGCGACCCCCGCTAGGCCAGGAGACCTTCCGCATCTCCACAGTGACCACGCGCAAGCATAGCAACCTCATCACCGTGCCCATCCAGGACGACTCTGGGAGCCCCGCCCCTTCACGtgagcccctcccccagcaagCTCAAGGaccgccccctccccaccatcaccaAGGAGACTACCCAAGCCAGCCACACCCCCACCACATGATGGCCCCGCCTCAGCCTCAGCACTATGGcccgccccctccgccccctcctcctctaagcCATCCCATGCAGCACCCCTCCCAAGGCTCTGGGACACCACATATGGTCTACAGTCAGGCCCCACCAATGACATccggccccccacccctcaccccgccCCCGGGCCACATCATGAACCAGATGCCCCCCTTCATGAatcatccaccccccccaggtCCATTGCCACAGCATGGGGGGCCCCCTCCGGTCAACggcccccctccacaccactACAACCCCAGCTCCATGCAGCAGGACCAGGGCACTCTCAGCCCACCCTTCAACCAACCAGGGGGACTGAGTCCAGGGATGTGGCCGGCCCCCAGGGGCCCGCCTCGCATGCAGGGACCCCCACCCCAGGGCCAGATGCCCGGCCCCCACCACCCAGACCAGTCTCGCTACAGGCCATATTACCAGTAA
- the LOC136942119 gene encoding E3 ubiquitin-protein ligase Hakai isoform X2, translating into MDQSDNDMQGTDGPGILGGPDVRRRIPIKLISKQAVRSKPVTRSQRPASRLPSKIQPGEDDEFAFKLEERFECKSGDAFGSQRRFPQPMFWDYRLNLLGEKDDTPVHFCDKCGLPIKVYGRMIPCKHVFCHDCAVLHEKKMDKMCPGCTDAVQRIEQCLRGSLYMCSIVQGCKRTYLSQRDLQAHINHRHMKAAKSGGGGGGHPRPESLHPPPASSDPQDRFRLLPPPHLAKPHPLIPPPLQGHDPFGQPPPVSPSTPSSSELGPGGPPRPPLGQETFRISTVTTRKHSNLITVPIQDDSGSPAPSREPLPQQAQGPPPPHHHQGDYPSQPHPHHMMAPPQPQHYGPPPPPPPPLSHPMQHPSQGSGTPHMVYSQAPPMTSGPPPLTPPPGHIMNQMPPFMNHPPPPGPLPQHGGPPPVNGPPPHHYNPSSMQQDQGTLSPPFNQPGGLSPGMWPAPRGPPRMQGPPPQGQMPGPHHPDQSRYRPYYQ; encoded by the exons ACAATGACATGCAAGGCACTGATGGTCCAGGGATTCTTGGGGGTCCGGATGTCCGGAGACGGATCCCTATCAAGCTGATATCGAAACAAGCTGTCCGGAGCAAGCCCGTCACCCGCTCCCAGAGACCTGCCAGCCGGTTACCCTCCAAAATCCAGCCTGGAGAGGATG ATGAGTTTGCCTTCAAGTTGGAAGAGAGGTTTGAGTGCAAGTCCGGAGATGCTTTTGGGAGCCAGAGACGGTTTCCACAGCCTATGTTCTGGGACTACAGG CTCAATCTACTCGGTGAGAAGGATGACACACCAGTTCATTTCTGCGACAAGTGTGGCCTACCTATAAAAGTCTATGGACGCATG ATTCCATGCAAGCACGTATTTTGCCACGACTGTGCTGTGCTCCACGAGAAGAAGATGGACAAAATGTGCCCAGG CTGCACAGACGCCGTCCAGCGCATTGAGCAGTGCCTGCGAGGCTCCCTCTACATGTGCAGCATCGTCCAGGGCTGCAAGCGCACCTACCTGTCCCAGAGGGACCTGCAGGCCCACATCAACCATCGCCACATGAAAGCAGCCAagtctggaggtggaggagggggccacCCCAGGCCAGAGTCGTTGCACCCACCCCCGGCGTCCTCCGACCCTCAGGACCGCTTTCGCTTGCTCCCGCCCCCGCACCTGGCCAAGCCGcaccctctcatcccccctccgcTGCAGGGCCACGATCCTTTTGGCCAGCCTCCTCCCGTGTCGCCTTCCACCCCGTCCTCCTCTGAGCTGGGCCCTGGTGGCCCCCCGCGACCCCCGCTAGGCCAGGAGACCTTCCGCATCTCCACAGTGACCACGCGCAAGCATAGCAACCTCATCACCGTGCCCATCCAGGACGACTCTGGGAGCCCCGCCCCTTCACGtgagcccctcccccagcaagCTCAAGGaccgccccctccccaccatcaccaAGGAGACTACCCAAGCCAGCCACACCCCCACCACATGATGGCCCCGCCTCAGCCTCAGCACTATGGcccgccccctccgccccctcctcctctaagcCATCCCATGCAGCACCCCTCCCAAGGCTCTGGGACACCACATATGGTCTACAGTCAGGCCCCACCAATGACATccggccccccacccctcaccccgccCCCGGGCCACATCATGAACCAGATGCCCCCCTTCATGAatcatccaccccccccaggtCCATTGCCACAGCATGGGGGGCCCCCTCCGGTCAACggcccccctccacaccactACAACCCCAGCTCCATGCAGCAGGACCAGGGCACTCTCAGCCCACCCTTCAACCAACCAGGGGGACTGAGTCCAGGGATGTGGCCGGCCCCCAGGGGCCCGCCTCGCATGCAGGGACCCCCACCCCAGGGCCAGATGCCCGGCCCCCACCACCCAGACCAGTCTCGCTACAGGCCATATTACCAGTAA